One bacterium genomic window carries:
- the atpG gene encoding ATP synthase F1 subunit gamma produces the protein MATLREIRQRISTVKSTQKITKAMKMVAAAKLRKAQENILSARPYAYKLGALIKHLALDPQAQKNPLIHHREVKNVLLVVVTADRSLCGAFNSNIIRRVNQLIGNEFKPFHDEGRLKLITVGRKGDEFFTKRHYPVAQRFVNFFNHLQYGTAQDIVSACVEEYTSGRADEVHVIYNEFKSALQQNLIVEKMLPVEPEKVQADRRHSVETDYIYEPSQYEIINTLVPKHLNVQMWRILLESFAAEMGARMTAMDSATENAGELIQTLTLFYNRARQAAITKEILEVVSGADALQQAE, from the coding sequence ATGGCAACGTTACGTGAAATCAGACAACGCATCAGTACCGTCAAAAGCACTCAAAAAATTACGAAAGCCATGAAAATGGTAGCAGCGGCAAAATTGCGCAAAGCGCAGGAAAATATTTTGTCCGCCCGGCCTTACGCGTATAAATTGGGCGCTCTGATCAAACATCTGGCGCTCGATCCTCAAGCGCAAAAAAATCCGCTCATTCACCATCGCGAAGTTAAAAACGTTTTGCTCGTTGTAGTGACGGCCGACCGTTCGCTGTGCGGCGCTTTTAACAGCAACATTATTCGCCGTGTCAATCAATTGATCGGTAATGAATTCAAACCCTTTCATGACGAAGGGCGTTTGAAACTGATCACGGTCGGAAGGAAAGGCGATGAATTTTTTACCAAACGCCATTATCCGGTGGCTCAGCGGTTCGTCAATTTTTTTAATCATCTTCAATATGGAACGGCGCAGGATATCGTATCGGCGTGTGTCGAGGAATATACGTCCGGCCGCGCCGATGAAGTACATGTGATTTACAATGAATTCAAATCGGCTTTGCAGCAAAATCTGATCGTTGAAAAAATGCTGCCGGTCGAACCGGAAAAGGTTCAGGCCGATCGCCGGCATAGCGTAGAAACCGATTATATCTACGAACCATCTCAATATGAAATTATCAATACGCTTGTTCCCAAACATTTGAATGTGCAGATGTGGCGTATTTTGTTGGAATCTTTTGCCGCAGAAATGGGCGCTCGTATGACGGCGATGGATTCTGCGACAGAAAACGCGGGTGAGCTTATTCAAACGCTGACGCTGTTTTACAACCGCGCTCGACAGGCGGCGATTACGAAAGAAATTCTTGAAGTCGTCAGCGGCGCCGATGCGCTTCAACAGGCCGAATAA